From the Pseudomonas putida genome, one window contains:
- a CDS encoding efflux transporter outer membrane subunit yields MKPAVRLSPLLLAVLMAGCTLGPDFQRPDSQAPQQWAALQGKAAASQPQSEPLELRWWETFHDARLSALIQRVADNNLDLQMASARLLQSRALRSTVAADESPSVDVNAGYSRARNSAVGLSDPSGKAGKEAFNLWQGDLVAGWELDLWGRVRRQVEAADATVEVAENDRRGVLLALLSETAGNYIQLRAVQHTLDVTRDNLKVAEHSLKLSQDRQAEGVATRLDVAQASAQVASIEARLPSLEARRDDLINALSLLAAEPPRSLQDELLPGGELPAPQQTFAIGLPSELAERRPDIRQAEARLHAATASIGVAKADFYPSIRLSGNVGFQAMQLADFGGWDSRRFAFGPQLSLPIFEGGRLKGTLQLREAQQQEAALNYRKVVLGAWHEIDDVLRLYNASQLRRDHLAEAVRQNRIALETAQRQYVEGAVDFLNVLTVQGALLASEEQWIDSSAAVSQALVGLYKALGGGWQAFDEQPQHSHS; encoded by the coding sequence ATGAAACCTGCCGTACGCTTGAGCCCGCTGTTGCTGGCCGTGCTGATGGCTGGCTGCACGCTCGGGCCGGACTTCCAGCGCCCGGACAGCCAGGCGCCACAGCAATGGGCGGCGCTGCAAGGCAAGGCGGCTGCCAGCCAGCCACAATCCGAACCGCTGGAGCTGCGCTGGTGGGAAACCTTTCATGATGCCCGCCTGAGTGCACTGATCCAGCGCGTGGCCGACAACAACCTTGACCTGCAGATGGCCAGTGCCCGCCTGCTGCAAAGCCGCGCCCTGCGCAGCACGGTGGCGGCCGATGAATCACCGTCGGTGGACGTCAACGCTGGCTACAGCCGCGCTCGCAACAGTGCCGTAGGCCTGAGCGACCCGTCCGGCAAGGCGGGCAAAGAGGCCTTCAACCTTTGGCAGGGCGATTTGGTGGCGGGTTGGGAGCTGGATTTGTGGGGCCGCGTGCGGCGCCAGGTGGAGGCTGCCGATGCTACGGTCGAAGTGGCCGAGAATGATCGCCGCGGCGTGCTGCTGGCGCTGCTCTCGGAAACCGCCGGCAACTACATCCAGCTGCGTGCTGTGCAGCACACCCTGGACGTGACCCGCGACAACCTCAAGGTCGCCGAGCACAGCCTGAAGCTTTCCCAGGATCGCCAGGCCGAAGGGGTCGCCACCCGTCTCGACGTGGCCCAGGCCAGCGCCCAGGTGGCGTCCATCGAGGCCCGTTTGCCAAGCCTTGAAGCCCGGCGTGACGATCTGATCAACGCCCTCAGCCTGCTTGCCGCCGAACCGCCGCGCAGCCTGCAGGACGAGTTGCTGCCAGGCGGTGAGCTACCGGCTCCACAGCAGACGTTCGCCATCGGCCTGCCGTCCGAGCTGGCCGAGCGGCGCCCGGACATTCGCCAGGCCGAAGCGCGCCTGCATGCTGCCACTGCGAGCATTGGGGTGGCCAAGGCCGACTTCTATCCAAGCATCCGTCTGTCTGGCAACGTCGGCTTCCAGGCCATGCAACTGGCCGATTTCGGCGGCTGGGATTCGCGCCGCTTTGCCTTCGGCCCGCAGCTGTCACTGCCGATCTTCGAGGGTGGCCGGCTCAAGGGCACCCTGCAACTGCGCGAGGCGCAGCAGCAGGAGGCCGCGCTGAACTATCGCAAGGTGGTGCTCGGCGCCTGGCACGAAATCGACGATGTGCTACGCCTTTACAACGCCAGCCAGTTGCGTCGCGACCACCTGGCCGAAGCGGTGCGACAGAACCGCATCGCCCTGGAAACCGCCCAGCGCCAGTATGTGGAAGGGGCGGTGGACTTTCTCAACGTGCTGACCGTGCAGGGGGCCTTGCTGGCCAGCGAAGAGCAGTGGATCGACAGTTCTGCCGCCGTGTCGCAGGCGCTGGTGGGGCTGTACAAAGCCTTGGGCGGTGGCTGGCAGGCATTCGATGAGCAGCCGCAGCATTCTCACAGCTAG
- a CDS encoding efflux RND transporter periplasmic adaptor subunit yields the protein MKKFFSLIATLLVLTAAVVIGRQLWLHYMTTPWTRDGRVRADIINVAADVPGYVVDVPVKDNQRVKKGDLLIQIDPEHYQLAVDQAKALVASRKATWEMRKVNAKRRADMDNLVISKENRDDASNIASSALADYQQAQAELASAELNLKRTHIVATVDGYVTNLNIHKGDYARTGEAVMAVVDENSFWVYGFFEETKLPHVKVGDQAELQMMSGERIKGHVESIARGIYDRDNPQSRELIADVNPTFNWVRLAQRVPVRIHIDEVPDGFLLAAGTTCTVVVKPSKE from the coding sequence ATGAAAAAGTTCTTCAGCCTGATCGCCACCCTGCTGGTGCTGACCGCTGCCGTGGTGATCGGTCGCCAGTTGTGGTTGCACTACATGACCACGCCGTGGACCCGCGACGGCCGCGTGCGCGCCGACATCATCAACGTCGCCGCCGATGTGCCCGGCTATGTGGTGGACGTGCCGGTCAAGGACAACCAGCGAGTGAAGAAGGGCGACCTGCTGATCCAGATCGACCCTGAGCACTACCAGCTGGCGGTCGACCAGGCCAAGGCTCTGGTCGCCTCGCGCAAGGCCACCTGGGAAATGCGCAAGGTCAACGCCAAGCGCCGTGCCGACATGGACAACCTGGTGATCTCCAAGGAAAACCGCGACGACGCCAGCAACATCGCCAGCTCCGCCCTGGCCGACTACCAGCAGGCCCAGGCTGAACTGGCGTCGGCCGAGCTGAACCTCAAGCGCACCCATATCGTCGCTACGGTGGACGGTTACGTGACCAACCTGAACATCCACAAGGGCGACTATGCGCGTACCGGCGAAGCGGTGATGGCAGTGGTCGACGAGAACTCGTTCTGGGTGTACGGCTTCTTCGAAGAGACCAAGTTGCCGCATGTGAAGGTCGGCGACCAGGCCGAGCTGCAGATGATGAGCGGCGAGCGTATCAAGGGGCATGTGGAGAGCATCGCCCGCGGCATCTACGACCGCGACAACCCACAAAGCCGCGAGCTGATCGCCGATGTGAACCCGACCTTCAACTGGGTGCGCCTGGCGCAGCGGGTGCCGGTGCGGATTCACATCGATGAAGTGCCGGACGGGTTCCTGCTGGCGGCGGGGACGACCTGTACGGTGGTGGTGAAGCCGAGCAAGGAATGA
- a CDS encoding HlyD family secretion protein, with translation MTNHRKTLLIGSVLAVAVLAGIVGPWLFGSDHRQRTNDAYVIADYTVVAPKVAGFIKEVLVEDNQQVQAGQLLATIDARDYQAALDAAQAQLLVAKAQSADARATLERQAALIAQAQAAVTAAQAEAAFADHEVNRYSRLAEQGAGTVQNAQQARSRVDQARARLANAQAALVATRKQVDILTAQVASADGQLKRAEAGLEKAQLDLSYTRITAPVDGMVGERALRVGAFVNPGARLLSVVPLQHAYVVGNFQETQLTHVQPGQPVSISVDTFSGETLKGHVESIAPATGVTFAAVKPDNATGNFTKVVQRIPVKIVFDDGQPLLERLRVGMSVEATIDTHGDQLAGKEVSVR, from the coding sequence ATGACCAACCACCGCAAGACCCTACTCATCGGCTCGGTGCTCGCCGTGGCCGTGCTGGCCGGCATCGTCGGCCCATGGCTGTTCGGCAGCGACCACCGGCAGCGTACCAACGATGCCTACGTGATCGCCGATTACACCGTGGTCGCCCCCAAGGTCGCTGGCTTCATCAAGGAAGTGCTGGTCGAAGACAACCAGCAGGTGCAGGCCGGCCAGTTGCTGGCGACCATCGATGCCCGCGATTACCAGGCTGCGCTGGATGCTGCCCAGGCACAACTGCTGGTGGCCAAGGCGCAGAGCGCCGATGCGCGCGCCACCCTGGAGCGCCAGGCTGCACTGATTGCCCAGGCCCAGGCGGCAGTGACGGCGGCCCAGGCTGAAGCTGCGTTTGCCGACCATGAGGTCAACCGCTACAGCCGCCTGGCCGAGCAGGGCGCCGGTACCGTGCAGAACGCCCAGCAAGCGCGCAGCCGGGTCGACCAGGCCCGCGCACGGCTGGCCAACGCCCAGGCGGCGCTGGTGGCGACACGCAAGCAGGTGGACATCCTCACGGCCCAGGTGGCCAGTGCCGATGGCCAGTTGAAGCGTGCCGAAGCCGGCCTGGAAAAGGCCCAGCTGGACCTGTCCTACACCCGCATCACCGCACCGGTAGACGGCATGGTCGGTGAGCGGGCGCTGCGCGTCGGCGCCTTCGTCAACCCGGGCGCACGCCTGTTGTCGGTGGTGCCGCTGCAGCATGCCTACGTGGTCGGCAACTTCCAGGAAACCCAGCTGACCCATGTGCAGCCAGGCCAGCCGGTCAGCATCAGCGTCGACACCTTCTCTGGTGAAACCCTCAAGGGCCATGTCGAGAGCATCGCCCCGGCCACCGGGGTGACCTTCGCTGCGGTGAAGCCGGACAACGCCACCGGCAACTTCACCAAGGTGGTGCAACGCATTCCGGTGAAGATCGTCTTCGATGACGGCCAGCCGCTGCTCGAACGCCTGCGTGTGGGCATGTCGGTGGAAGCAACCATCGACACCCACGGCGACCAGCTCGCCGGCAAAGAGGTAAGCGTCCGATGA
- a CDS encoding MFS transporter yields the protein MSSLSAPSAAIAAAPAPAAPAQTAFGLRVVVGLFGVLLAVLCAGLNESVTKISLADIRGAMGIGADEGAWLLAVYSAASVSAMAFAPWLATTFSLRRFTMSAVGLFAVLGLLQPFAPNLHSLMLLRVLQGFASGALPPMLMSVALRFLPPGIKVYGLACYALTATFGPNLGTPLAGLWTEYVGWQWAFWQIILPSALAMFCVGWGLPQDPLRLERFKQFDWRGVLLGLPAISCIVLGLSLGDRWGWFDSPLICWLLGGGVLLLVLFMYNEWSEPLPFFQLRMLQRRNLSFALVTLAGVLIVLSGVGSIPSAYLAQIQGYRPAQTSPLMMLVAMPQLIALPLTAALCNIRAVDCRWVLAIGLAMLAVSCVGSSLLTSEWIRGDFYPFYLLQVFGQPMAVLPLLMLSTNGMTPQEGPFASSWFNTVKGLAAVIAGGLLDALGTLRRHFHSNHLVDSLGNAPLIDDNAAGLAKRLHDQALVLTSADLYLVMACIAVALICLIPFVPTRVYPPRAVA from the coding sequence ATGAGTTCCCTGTCCGCCCCTTCTGCCGCGATTGCCGCCGCCCCCGCGCCGGCCGCGCCTGCGCAGACGGCGTTCGGCCTGCGGGTGGTGGTGGGGCTGTTCGGTGTATTGCTGGCCGTGCTGTGTGCCGGCCTCAACGAGTCGGTCACCAAGATTTCCCTTGCCGACATCCGTGGCGCCATGGGCATTGGCGCCGACGAAGGGGCGTGGCTGCTGGCGGTGTATAGCGCCGCCTCGGTGTCGGCGATGGCCTTCGCCCCGTGGCTGGCCACCACCTTTTCCCTGCGCCGCTTCACCATGAGTGCGGTCGGCCTGTTTGCCGTGCTCGGGCTGCTGCAACCGTTCGCCCCCAACCTGCACAGCCTGATGCTGCTGCGCGTACTTCAGGGCTTCGCCTCGGGGGCCTTGCCGCCGATGCTGATGAGCGTGGCGCTGCGTTTTTTGCCACCTGGCATCAAGGTCTATGGCCTTGCCTGCTACGCCCTGACCGCCACCTTCGGGCCCAACCTCGGCACGCCGCTGGCAGGCCTATGGACCGAGTACGTCGGCTGGCAGTGGGCGTTCTGGCAGATCATCCTGCCCTCGGCACTGGCCATGTTCTGCGTCGGCTGGGGCCTGCCGCAGGACCCGCTGCGCCTGGAGCGTTTCAAGCAGTTCGACTGGCGCGGCGTGTTGCTCGGCCTGCCGGCCATCAGTTGCATCGTCCTCGGCCTGTCGCTGGGTGACCGCTGGGGCTGGTTCGATTCGCCACTGATCTGCTGGTTGCTCGGTGGTGGCGTGCTGCTGCTGGTGCTGTTCATGTACAACGAATGGTCCGAGCCGCTGCCGTTCTTCCAGCTGCGCATGCTGCAGCGGCGTAACCTCAGCTTTGCCCTGGTGACCCTGGCCGGCGTGCTGATCGTGTTGTCCGGCGTAGGCAGCATTCCATCGGCGTACCTGGCGCAGATCCAGGGCTACCGCCCGGCGCAGACCAGCCCGCTGATGATGCTGGTGGCCATGCCGCAGCTGATCGCGCTGCCGCTGACTGCGGCGCTGTGCAACATCCGTGCGGTGGACTGCCGCTGGGTGCTGGCCATCGGTCTGGCCATGCTGGCGGTGTCGTGCGTGGGTAGCAGCTTGCTCACCAGCGAGTGGATCCGTGGCGATTTCTACCCGTTCTACCTGCTGCAGGTCTTTGGCCAGCCAATGGCCGTGCTGCCACTGCTGATGCTGTCCACCAACGGCATGACCCCGCAGGAAGGGCCGTTCGCCTCCAGCTGGTTCAACACCGTCAAAGGCCTGGCCGCCGTGATTGCCGGTGGCTTGCTGGATGCCTTGGGCACCCTGCGCCGGCACTTTCATTCCAACCACCTGGTGGACAGCCTGGGCAATGCCCCGCTGATCGACGACAACGCCGCGGGCCTTGCCAAGCGTCTCCATGACCAGGCGCTGGTGCTGACTTCGGCCGACCTGTACCTGGTCATGGCCTGCATCGCCGTGGCGTTGATCTGCCTGATTCCTTTCGTGCCTACCCGGGTCTATCCGCCGCGCGCGGTGGCCTGA
- a CDS encoding SDR family NAD(P)-dependent oxidoreductase, whose translation MQISLNGKRAIVSGSTAGIGLAIAIGLAEAGAEVVLNGRTQARVDEALKAVRERLPQARIIGIAADLATTEGAQQLFDQVPHTDILVNNLGIFEPKPFFEIDDADWQRFFDVNVLSAVRLSRHYAQGMAERKWGRVVFLSSESALQIPTEMIHYGMTKTALLAVSRGLAETLAGTGVTVNSVLPGPTRSEGVGDFFAKLAQEQGVSTDELEANFLAEHRPTSLIKRLATVEEVANMVVYLASMQASATTGAALRVDGGVLRSIA comes from the coding sequence ATGCAAATTTCCTTGAACGGCAAGCGCGCCATCGTCAGCGGTTCTACTGCAGGCATCGGTCTGGCAATCGCCATCGGCCTGGCCGAGGCGGGCGCAGAAGTGGTACTCAACGGCCGCACCCAGGCCCGTGTCGACGAAGCCCTCAAGGCCGTGCGCGAGCGTCTGCCGCAAGCGCGCATCATCGGCATCGCCGCCGACCTGGCCACGACAGAGGGCGCGCAGCAACTGTTCGATCAGGTGCCGCACACCGACATCCTGGTCAACAACCTCGGTATCTTCGAGCCCAAGCCGTTCTTCGAGATCGACGATGCCGACTGGCAGCGCTTCTTCGACGTCAACGTGCTCAGCGCCGTGCGCCTGTCGCGCCATTACGCCCAGGGCATGGCCGAGCGCAAATGGGGGCGGGTGGTCTTCCTGTCCAGCGAGTCGGCATTGCAGATCCCGACCGAGATGATTCATTACGGCATGACCAAGACAGCGCTGCTGGCGGTGTCTCGTGGCCTGGCCGAGACATTGGCCGGTACCGGGGTGACCGTGAACTCGGTGCTGCCGGGGCCGACCCGCTCCGAAGGGGTGGGCGACTTCTTTGCCAAGCTGGCTCAGGAGCAGGGGGTTTCCACCGATGAGCTGGAAGCCAATTTCCTCGCCGAGCACCGTCCGACTTCGCTGATCAAGCGGCTGGCGACAGTCGAGGAGGTGGCGAACATGGTGGTGTACCTGGCGTCGATGCAGGCCAGCGCCACCACCGGGGCTGCCTTGCGGGTGGATGGCGGGGTGCTTCGCTCCATCGCCTGA
- a CDS encoding universal stress protein, with translation MPSPVLIAIDASPASTALLTLARRYCRPGEHELHVLLAIDSTFAVHDKPAPYTAEELEEYPAACEEQRLGDRAVGEAVQLLQQAGFSSQGCMVAGQPVEAIVTKAQDLNCELIIMGHRHLSRLGRLLDPSISAKVIDRVEVPVLVGAA, from the coding sequence ATGCCCAGCCCCGTCCTGATCGCCATCGATGCTTCACCCGCCTCCACGGCCCTGCTCACCCTCGCCCGCCGCTACTGCCGCCCCGGCGAACACGAACTGCACGTGCTTCTTGCCATCGACTCGACCTTCGCCGTGCACGACAAGCCTGCGCCCTACACCGCCGAGGAACTGGAGGAATACCCCGCCGCCTGCGAGGAGCAACGCCTGGGTGATCGCGCCGTGGGTGAAGCCGTTCAGTTACTGCAACAGGCCGGCTTCAGCAGCCAGGGCTGCATGGTCGCCGGGCAGCCGGTCGAGGCGATTGTCACCAAGGCACAAGACCTTAATTGCGAGCTGATCATCATGGGCCACCGCCACCTGTCGCGGTTGGGGCGATTGCTGGACCCGTCGATCAGCGCGAAGGTGATTGACCGAGTTGAGGTGCCGGTGTTGGTGGGGGCCGCTTGA
- a CDS encoding type II toxin-antitoxin system YhaV family toxin: protein MNDANRKPLVIHGWTVFAHPLFLARLEALSAQVQAQMQKDPAGYTKKNAFKRLAAIRRLAFDVIPQDPTKAEYRQGATLGSDHKHWFRAKFFQQYRLFFRYHAASRIIVLAWVNDESCKRAYDSSDNAYKVFQKMLLTGHPPDDWDQLLRESGPADFRPE from the coding sequence ATGAATGATGCGAACAGGAAGCCGCTTGTAATTCATGGATGGACTGTCTTTGCCCACCCGCTGTTCCTGGCCAGACTGGAAGCGCTGAGCGCACAAGTTCAGGCTCAGATGCAGAAAGACCCGGCGGGTTACACGAAGAAGAATGCTTTCAAGCGGCTGGCGGCCATCAGACGCTTGGCATTTGATGTGATCCCCCAAGACCCAACCAAGGCGGAGTACCGGCAGGGCGCAACGCTGGGTAGTGATCACAAGCACTGGTTCAGAGCGAAGTTCTTCCAGCAATACCGATTGTTCTTTCGCTACCACGCTGCCAGCCGGATCATCGTGCTGGCATGGGTCAATGACGAATCTTGTAAGCGGGCCTACGACAGCAGCGACAACGCTTACAAGGTCTTTCAAAAGATGCTGCTAACCGGCCACCCTCCGGACGATTGGGATCAATTGCTGCGGGAATCCGGACCTGCGGATTTCAGGCCCGAATAG
- a CDS encoding LysR family transcriptional regulator, producing MQLPDMNLLVALDALLDEGSVVGAAQRMNLSPAAMSRTLGRIRDALGDPILVRAGRGLVPTPRALALREQVAALVEQAGEVFRSADEVDLPRLDRAFNIRTNDLFIALYGAQLLRRMHEQAPRTVLRFVPESPGGDDDSVLRDGRTDLIISSTVDLGPEIKVQSLFQTYYVGLARRDHPIFDQPITPTSFASYPQISVSRRGRANGPIDVELANFKVQRRVALITPSFHSALFSLPDSDLILPMPANILNSVHKLGLPLRSFEIPVPLERVTVLQAWHPRFHNDPAHRWLRQTLKACCSVDP from the coding sequence ATGCAACTCCCGGACATGAACCTGCTCGTCGCCCTCGATGCCCTGCTCGATGAAGGCAGCGTGGTCGGCGCCGCGCAGCGCATGAACCTGAGCCCGGCGGCGATGAGCCGCACGCTGGGGCGTATCCGCGATGCCCTGGGCGATCCGATCCTGGTGCGCGCCGGCCGTGGCCTGGTGCCGACCCCGCGGGCGCTGGCCCTGCGCGAGCAGGTGGCGGCGCTGGTGGAGCAAGCCGGCGAGGTGTTCCGCAGCGCCGATGAAGTCGACCTGCCCAGGCTCGATCGCGCCTTCAACATTCGCACCAATGACCTGTTCATCGCGTTGTATGGCGCCCAGCTGCTGCGGCGCATGCATGAGCAGGCTCCACGCACGGTGCTGCGTTTCGTGCCGGAAAGCCCCGGTGGCGATGATGACAGTGTGCTGCGCGATGGGCGCACCGACCTGATCATCAGCTCCACCGTCGACCTGGGCCCGGAAATCAAAGTGCAGAGCCTGTTCCAGACTTACTATGTAGGCCTGGCCCGACGCGACCATCCGATCTTCGACCAACCGATCACGCCGACCAGCTTCGCCAGCTATCCACAGATCAGCGTGTCCCGCCGTGGCCGGGCCAACGGGCCGATCGATGTCGAACTGGCCAACTTCAAGGTGCAGCGGCGGGTGGCGCTGATTACCCCGAGTTTCCATTCGGCATTGTTCTCGCTACCGGATTCGGACCTGATCCTGCCCATGCCGGCCAATATCCTCAACAGCGTGCACAAGCTCGGGCTACCGTTGCGTTCGTTCGAAATCCCGGTGCCGTTGGAGCGGGTGACGGTGCTGCAGGCGTGGCACCCGCGGTTTCACAACGACCCGGCGCATCGCTGGCTGCGGCAGACCTTGAAGGCCTGCTGCAGCGTCGACCCTTGA
- a CDS encoding SDR family oxidoreductase — protein sequence MPTVLITGCSSGIGRALADAFRDAGHHVWATARKAEDVERLNAAGFNARQLDVNDSEALARLGEELQTLDILINNAGYGAMGPLLDGGVDALRQQFETNVFAVVGVTRALFPLLRRSRGLVVNIGSVSGVLVTPFAGAYCASKAAVHALSDALRLELAPFGVQVMEVQPGAIASQFASNAQRQADQVLAADSAWWPLREHVQARARASQDKPTSAAVFARGVLAAVGKSPVPAVVRLGNGSTALPLMARLLPTRLLDWALRKRFGLLRPL from the coding sequence ATGCCCACCGTCCTGATCACCGGTTGTTCCAGCGGCATCGGCCGCGCCCTGGCCGACGCCTTCCGCGATGCCGGCCACCACGTCTGGGCCACCGCCCGCAAAGCCGAGGACGTCGAACGCCTGAACGCCGCCGGCTTCAACGCCCGGCAACTGGATGTAAACGACAGCGAAGCCCTGGCGCGCCTGGGCGAGGAACTGCAAACCCTCGACATCCTGATCAACAACGCCGGCTACGGCGCCATGGGCCCGCTGCTCGATGGCGGCGTCGATGCCCTGCGTCAGCAGTTCGAGACCAACGTGTTCGCCGTGGTCGGCGTGACCCGCGCCCTGTTCCCGTTGCTGCGCCGCTCGCGTGGCCTGGTGGTGAACATCGGCAGCGTCTCAGGCGTGCTGGTCACCCCGTTCGCCGGCGCCTACTGCGCCTCCAAAGCCGCGGTGCATGCACTGAGCGATGCACTGCGCCTGGAGCTGGCGCCGTTCGGTGTGCAGGTGATGGAAGTGCAGCCGGGGGCGATCGCCTCGCAGTTCGCCAGCAATGCCCAGCGCCAGGCCGATCAGGTGTTGGCGGCGGATTCGGCGTGGTGGCCGCTGCGCGAGCATGTGCAGGCGCGGGCTAGGGCGTCGCAGGACAAGCCGACGTCGGCGGCGGTGTTTGCCCGAGGGGTGTTGGCCGCAGTGGGCAAGTCGCCGGTGCCAGCGGTGGTGCGGTTGGGTAATGGCAGCACGGCGTTGCCATTGATGGCCCGGTTGCTGCCTACGCGGTTGCTGGACTGGGCGCTGCGCAAGCGCTTCGGGCTCCTGCGTCCACTCTGA
- a CDS encoding multidrug transporter produces MIIGAFLILTWLVLLLRYPAKALPISMAAFCGLGLVALMVFWQDSREASQLARLDLRLSYAPDQCPADRALQVRMKNGNKAPLTELRWRVAAYAPGDTVNLAENTYNAPRYRGPGELQPGVEWKDCLPLPPLRSGYRPQTLEFRAEHLQGTFAN; encoded by the coding sequence ATGATCATCGGTGCCTTCCTCATCCTCACCTGGCTGGTGCTGCTATTGCGCTACCCGGCCAAGGCATTGCCGATTTCCATGGCTGCCTTCTGCGGCCTGGGCCTGGTAGCCCTGATGGTGTTCTGGCAGGACAGCCGCGAAGCCTCGCAACTGGCACGCCTTGACCTGCGCCTGAGCTACGCGCCCGACCAATGCCCCGCCGACCGCGCCCTGCAGGTGCGCATGAAGAATGGCAACAAGGCGCCGCTGACCGAACTGCGCTGGCGGGTGGCGGCGTATGCGCCGGGCGATACCGTGAACCTGGCGGAGAACACCTACAACGCGCCGCGTTATCGCGGGCCGGGTGAATTGCAGCCTGGAGTCGAATGGAAAGACTGCCTGCCGTTGCCGCCGTTGCGTTCGGGTTATCGGCCGCAGACGCTGGAGTTCCGTGCTGAGCACTTGCAAGGTACATTTGCCAATTGA
- a CDS encoding mannose-1-phosphate guanylyltransferase/mannose-6-phosphate isomerase, which yields MIPVILSGGSGSRLWPLSRKQFPKQFLALTGEHTLFQQTIERLRFEGMDSPIVVCNKDHKFIVQEQLAALKLETQGILMEPFGRNTAPAVAMTAMKLVNEGRDDLMLVLPADHVIDDQKALQRALALATVVAERGEMVLFGVPATKPETGYGYIRSSQDSLLPEGVARVAQFVEKPDEKRAAEFVAAGGYFWNSGMFLFRASRFLEELKKHDSDIYDTCLLALERSQEDGDALSIDEATFACCPDNSIDYAVMEKTQRACVVPMSAGWSDVGCWSSLWEVHDKDADGNVTKGDVVVQDSRNCMIHGNGKLVSVIGLENIVVVETKDAMMIAHKDKVQGVKQMVKTLDEQGRSETQNHLEVYRPWGSYDSVDMGGRFQVKHITVKPGASLSLQMHHHRAEHWIVVSGTAEVTCDENVFLLTENQSTYIPIASVHRLRNPGKIPLEIIEVQSGSYLGEDDIERFEDVYGRTSTPLDRGVSVKTIAQ from the coding sequence ATGATCCCGGTAATTCTTTCTGGTGGTAGCGGTTCCCGTCTGTGGCCTCTGTCGCGCAAGCAGTTCCCCAAGCAGTTCCTGGCGCTGACCGGTGAACACACCCTGTTCCAGCAGACTATCGAGCGCTTGCGCTTCGAGGGCATGGACAGCCCGATCGTGGTCTGCAACAAGGACCACAAGTTCATCGTCCAGGAGCAGCTCGCGGCCCTGAAACTGGAAACCCAGGGCATCCTGATGGAGCCGTTCGGCCGCAACACCGCGCCGGCCGTGGCGATGACGGCCATGAAACTGGTCAACGAAGGCCGTGACGACTTGATGCTGGTGCTGCCCGCCGACCACGTGATCGACGACCAGAAGGCCCTGCAACGTGCCCTGGCCCTGGCCACCGTGGTCGCCGAGCGTGGCGAGATGGTGTTGTTCGGCGTGCCAGCGACCAAACCGGAAACCGGCTACGGCTACATCCGTTCCAGCCAGGACTCACTGCTGCCCGAGGGCGTGGCCCGGGTCGCCCAGTTCGTCGAGAAGCCCGACGAAAAACGCGCCGCCGAGTTCGTCGCCGCCGGTGGTTACTTCTGGAACAGCGGCATGTTCCTGTTCCGCGCCAGCCGCTTCCTCGAAGAACTGAAAAAGCACGACTCGGACATCTACGATACCTGCCTGCTGGCCCTGGAGCGCAGCCAGGAAGATGGCGATGCATTGAGCATCGACGAAGCCACCTTTGCCTGCTGCCCGGACAACTCCATCGACTACGCGGTGATGGAGAAGACCCAGCGCGCCTGTGTGGTGCCGATGTCGGCCGGCTGGAGCGATGTGGGCTGCTGGTCGTCGCTCTGGGAAGTGCACGACAAGGACGCCGACGGCAACGTCACCAAGGGCGACGTGGTGGTGCAGGACAGCCGCAACTGCATGATCCACGGCAACGGCAAGCTGGTGTCGGTGATCGGCCTGGAGAACATCGTCGTGGTCGAGACCAAGGACGCGATGATGATTGCCCACAAGGACAAGGTCCAGGGCGTCAAGCAGATGGTCAAGACCCTCGACGAGCAGGGCCGCAGCGAAACCCAGAACCACCTGGAAGTGTATCGCCCGTGGGGCTCGTACGACTCGGTGGACATGGGCGGCCGCTTCCAGGTCAAGCACATTACCGTCAAGCCGGGCGCCAGCCTGTCGCTGCAGATGCACCACCACCGTGCCGAGCACTGGATCGTGGTGTCCGGCACCGCCGAGGTGACCTGTGACGAGAACGTGTTCCTGCTCACCGAAAACCAGTCGACTTACATCCCGATCGCCTCGGTGCACCGCCTGCGCAACCCGGGAAAGATCCCGCTGGAGATCATTGAAGTGCAATCTGGCAGCTACCTGGGGGAGGATGATATCGAGCGCTTCGAGGATGTGTATGGGCGCACGTCCACGCCGCTCGATCGGGGTGTGTCGGTGAAGACCATCGCGCAGTAA